Proteins encoded within one genomic window of Polaribacter sp. NJDZ03:
- a CDS encoding outer membrane protein transport protein gives MRKKILILVLVVSGHTLFAQSNTNTPYSLFGLGVENKTATGGLTGLGNTGIAQSNPFEINLFNPASLSGILPKSFLYEFGLNGTYSTLQTNSVSESSSNGNISHLAIAFPIKQGWGMSIGLLPYTKTGYNIDVENAIEGSADTYITRITGEGGLNKFYLSTGFKVIKNLSLGVDVAFLFGSINQESIAYTGSLVSISDQNHYGGVKLKTGLQYKLPSIKGFKNTIGATLELPSSLGGSQTRTSYKTSSSGTSISIEEDVENDLENFELPFSYGVGLTSVINKKITTSLDYRKLLWSDTAQPQNNESYADQSIYAFGVEYVSTSTTNNYWANVKYRAGINYNTGFLKISNQQIDSYFVSFGVGLPMRKYSNDNFNISYSYGREGTLDSNLIQENFHKITLNLNFVGQWFQKKRID, from the coding sequence ATGAGAAAAAAGATATTAATACTAGTGTTAGTAGTTTCAGGACATACTTTATTTGCCCAAAGTAACACAAATACACCTTATTCTTTATTTGGTTTAGGTGTAGAAAATAAAACAGCAACCGGTGGTTTAACAGGTTTAGGGAACACTGGTATTGCACAATCTAATCCGTTTGAAATAAATTTATTTAACCCAGCGAGTTTAAGTGGTATTTTACCAAAATCATTTTTATATGAATTTGGTTTAAACGGTACCTATTCTACCTTACAAACAAACAGTGTAAGTGAAAGTAGTAGTAACGGAAACATCTCTCACCTTGCAATTGCGTTTCCTATAAAACAAGGTTGGGGTATGAGTATTGGTTTGCTTCCGTATACAAAAACAGGGTATAATATAGATGTAGAAAATGCTATTGAAGGTTCTGCAGATACCTATATTACTAGAATTACAGGAGAAGGAGGTTTAAATAAATTTTATTTATCTACGGGGTTTAAAGTGATTAAAAATTTATCTTTAGGTGTAGATGTAGCTTTTCTTTTTGGATCTATCAATCAAGAAAGTATAGCGTATACAGGTTCTTTGGTTTCTATTAGTGATCAAAATCATTACGGAGGCGTAAAATTAAAAACAGGACTTCAATATAAATTACCATCAATTAAAGGTTTTAAAAACACTATTGGCGCTACGTTAGAATTGCCTTCATCTTTAGGAGGATCTCAAACCAGAACTTCTTATAAAACATCTTCTAGCGGAACCTCAATAAGTATAGAAGAAGATGTAGAAAATGATTTAGAAAATTTCGAATTGCCATTTTCCTACGGAGTAGGACTTACTTCTGTAATCAATAAAAAAATTACTACAAGTTTAGATTACCGAAAATTACTTTGGAGCGACACTGCACAACCTCAAAATAACGAAAGTTATGCAGACCAATCTATCTATGCTTTTGGTGTAGAATATGTGTCTACATCAACAACAAATAATTATTGGGCTAACGTAAAATACAGAGCTGGTATTAATTACAATACAGGTTTTTTAAAGATTTCTAACCAACAAATAGATAGTTATTTTGTGTCTTTTGGGGTAGGTTTACCAATGAGAAAGTATAGTAATGATAATTTTAATATTTCTTATTCTTACGGTAGAGAAGGTACTTTAGATAGCAATTTAATTCAAGAAAATTTTCATAAAATTACTTTAAACCTAAATTTTGTAGGGCAATGGTTTCAAAAAAAGAGAATAGATTAA
- a CDS encoding DUF4270 family protein, whose product MRYLIFGIIGIVFLASCATDDTTYEVGSDFIENSIQVRVLDTFSIKTGTFKLDSIITSSTNRILVGNVVDEKLGTLSAKSYLELITSNFSISTDAVYDSIGMILNYDTYYYGDTTKVQTYTLHRITETVEPEDDATSFYNTSSLEYDAAILGQLSFTPRPNKSTDSLFVKIDDILGEEIFDKIVNNDINNTDDFLQYFKGLVIAPDTSVNSHVLGFNAQTTTGTGNSIMRLYYSIIDDDSENNDYYIDFVISAAGQQFNEIKTDLSSTVLGDFEDGEEIKLSTVTDNLLFAQSGTGISARIEMPSIKRLSELYENAATLSAELTFSPLKGSYSDDNPLPEYLSVYIVDHKNRIIQQLTDIDGNTASAILIADTDEFNEDTYYYVNLSGFVEQILYSDTDLNYALMIQSENFSKEVSNVVIENNASTNREVKLSVKYLNY is encoded by the coding sequence ATGAGGTATTTAATTTTTGGTATTATAGGTATTGTCTTTTTAGCATCTTGTGCTACCGACGATACTACTTATGAAGTAGGAAGTGATTTTATTGAAAACAGTATTCAAGTTAGAGTTTTAGATACGTTTTCTATAAAAACAGGAACCTTTAAATTAGATTCTATTATAACTTCTAGCACTAATAGAATTTTAGTAGGTAATGTAGTGGATGAAAAGTTAGGTACTTTATCTGCAAAATCTTATTTAGAATTAATAACTTCTAATTTTTCTATAAGTACAGATGCGGTGTATGATTCTATAGGGATGATTTTAAATTATGATACTTACTATTATGGCGATACTACAAAAGTACAGACCTATACATTACATAGAATTACAGAAACAGTAGAGCCAGAAGACGATGCTACTAGTTTTTACAATACATCTTCGTTAGAATACGATGCTGCTATTTTAGGACAACTTTCATTTACGCCAAGACCTAATAAATCTACAGATTCTTTATTTGTTAAAATAGATGATATTTTAGGGGAAGAGATTTTTGATAAAATTGTAAACAATGATATTAATAACACAGACGATTTTTTACAATATTTTAAAGGATTGGTAATTGCGCCAGATACGTCTGTAAATAGTCATGTTTTAGGTTTTAATGCACAAACTACAACGGGTACAGGGAATTCTATAATGCGATTGTATTATTCTATAATTGATGATGACAGTGAGAATAATGATTATTATATAGATTTTGTAATTTCTGCAGCAGGACAGCAGTTTAATGAAATAAAAACAGATTTGTCTAGTACCGTTTTAGGTGATTTTGAAGATGGTGAAGAAATTAAATTAAGCACTGTTACTGATAATTTATTGTTTGCACAATCTGGAACAGGAATTTCAGCGAGAATAGAAATGCCTTCTATTAAAAGACTTTCTGAGTTGTATGAAAATGCTGCTACTTTAAGTGCCGAATTAACCTTTAGCCCATTAAAAGGAAGTTATAGTGATGATAATCCGCTACCAGAATACTTGTCGGTTTATATTGTAGATCATAAAAATAGAATTATACAACAACTTACAGATATAGACGGCAATACTGCTTCAGCAATTTTAATAGCAGATACAGATGAGTTTAATGAAGACACTTATTACTACGTTAATTTAAGTGGTTTTGTTGAGCAAATTTTATATTCAGATACCGATTTAAATTATGCCTTAATGATTCAGTCGGAAAACTTCTCTAAAGAAGTAAGTAATGTAGTAATAGAAAATAACGCAAGTACCAATAGAGAAGTAAAATTATCAGTAAAATATTTAAACTATTAA
- a CDS encoding kelch repeat-containing protein → MRKTNLIQKSSMLFLATLIMSLFFIGCSDDDDDDEYGNWVESSTFDGDSRANSVSFTIGTKGYLVTGYDGDDYLADTWEYNSDSDYWVKKATFPGVARSGAVGFAINGKGYLGTGYDGVDKLNDFWEYDPTSDTWTQKADFGGSARYAAIGFAIGNDGYIGTGYDGSEQKDFWKYDVTSDTWEQSVGFGGQKRQGASVFTIDDVAYIGLGIHNNAYEEDFYAFNGATWTRLTDLDDDEDDDDDYSILLSSGAAFSLDGKGYVTTGIAGSINTNAWEYSPATDTWEELPVFEGSARQNASTFTFETKAFVLMGRSGTYYFDDVWEFKPYELENEDD, encoded by the coding sequence ATGAGAAAAACAAATTTAATACAAAAGAGTAGTATGCTCTTTTTAGCAACATTAATAATGTCTCTATTTTTTATAGGGTGTAGTGATGATGACGATGATGATGAGTACGGAAACTGGGTAGAGAGCTCTACTTTTGATGGTGATTCTAGAGCAAATTCTGTAAGCTTTACCATTGGTACTAAAGGTTATTTAGTAACTGGTTATGATGGTGATGATTATTTAGCTGATACTTGGGAGTATAATTCAGATAGTGATTACTGGGTAAAAAAAGCTACATTTCCTGGTGTAGCCAGAAGTGGTGCTGTTGGTTTTGCTATAAACGGAAAAGGGTATTTAGGTACCGGTTATGATGGTGTAGATAAATTAAATGATTTCTGGGAATATGATCCTACATCAGATACTTGGACTCAAAAAGCAGATTTTGGAGGATCTGCAAGATACGCTGCCATTGGTTTTGCTATTGGTAATGATGGTTATATAGGTACAGGTTATGATGGAAGTGAACAAAAAGATTTTTGGAAATATGATGTTACCTCAGATACCTGGGAACAGTCTGTAGGTTTTGGAGGGCAAAAGCGTCAAGGTGCTTCTGTTTTTACAATTGATGATGTTGCTTATATTGGTTTAGGAATCCATAATAATGCTTACGAAGAAGATTTTTATGCTTTTAATGGAGCTACTTGGACACGATTAACAGATTTAGATGACGATGAAGATGATGATGACGATTATAGCATTCTATTAAGCAGTGGTGCAGCTTTTTCTTTAGACGGAAAAGGATATGTAACTACAGGTATTGCAGGTTCTATAAACACCAATGCTTGGGAATATAGCCCTGCTACAGATACTTGGGAAGAGTTACCTGTATTTGAAGGTTCTGCAAGACAAAATGCATCTACTTTTACTTTTGAAACAAAAGCATTTGTATTAATGGGAAGAAGTGGTACTTATTATTTTGATGATGTTTGGGAGTTTAAACCTTATGAATTAGAAAACGAAGATGATTAA
- a CDS encoding sensor histidine kinase, with protein MKSSLKFSLRPPFSQGDFNPSFRRSRENNFNLRPPILLLLFFALSTCVKLVAEWYKSEKERTIAASQKVNSELSFLKAQLNPHFLFNTLNSIYSLANKKSDDTTVAIVTLSELMRYMIYEANEDYICLEKEIEYIKNYISLQLLRLKDSSGVKINVHGNLNYKIEPLLLISFIENAFKYGTNYKGKTDITIKISTNDDQLHLTVYNLSSLQNALNKDSGIGLENIQNRLNLLYPNAHTLEISNTKKSFEVNLKINLKK; from the coding sequence ATGAAATCTTCCTTAAAATTCTCTTTAAGACCTCCTTTTTCACAAGGCGATTTTAACCCTAGTTTTAGAAGATCTAGAGAAAACAACTTCAATTTAAGGCCCCCCATTTTACTGCTGTTATTTTTTGCTTTAAGTACCTGTGTAAAGCTAGTTGCAGAATGGTATAAATCTGAAAAAGAACGAACTATTGCCGCTTCTCAAAAAGTAAATTCTGAGTTATCTTTTTTAAAAGCACAATTAAACCCTCATTTTTTATTCAATACATTAAACAGTATTTATTCTTTAGCTAATAAAAAATCTGATGATACAACGGTTGCCATTGTTACCCTATCTGAACTCATGCGATATATGATTTACGAAGCCAATGAAGATTATATTTGCTTAGAAAAAGAAATAGAATACATAAAAAACTATATCTCTTTACAGTTATTACGATTAAAGGATTCTAGCGGTGTAAAAATAAACGTTCATGGAAATTTAAACTATAAAATAGAACCTCTACTACTTATTTCCTTTATAGAAAATGCGTTTAAATACGGAACAAATTATAAAGGAAAAACAGATATTACTATTAAAATATCTACAAATGATGATCAATTACATTTAACTGTTTACAATTTATCATCACTACAAAATGCTTTAAATAAAGACTCTGGTATTGGTTTAGAAAACATACAAAACAGATTGAATTTACTGTACCCAAATGCGCATACTTTAGAGATTTCGAATACTAAAAAATCATTTGAAGTAAACCTAAAAATCAACTTAAAAAAATAA
- a CDS encoding LytTR family DNA-binding domain-containing protein, whose protein sequence is MKCIIIDDEPLALELLEDFISKVPFLELVGSCSNGFEATTILQSQKIDLIFTDIEMPDFSGIDFIKSLDNKPLFIFTTAYSHYAVEGFNLNAIDYLVKPIPFHRFLKAATRAQSLLKSKTEEETPIVNLETTPEFIFVKSEYENLKINLADIKYIESLKDYIKIHTNREKPILTLSSLKSFEEKLGRLNFIRVHKSYIVSIKHIYSVQRNRIIIDNNWIPIGLNYRDDFIKKIDN, encoded by the coding sequence ATGAAGTGTATAATTATTGATGATGAACCGCTAGCATTAGAATTATTAGAAGACTTTATTTCTAAAGTTCCGTTTTTAGAATTAGTGGGTTCTTGCTCTAATGGATTTGAAGCAACAACTATTTTACAGTCACAAAAAATAGATTTAATTTTTACTGATATAGAAATGCCCGATTTTTCTGGAATCGATTTTATAAAATCTTTAGACAACAAACCACTATTTATTTTTACAACTGCATACTCTCATTATGCGGTAGAAGGTTTTAACTTAAATGCCATCGATTACTTGGTAAAACCAATTCCTTTTCATCGCTTTTTAAAAGCAGCAACAAGAGCGCAAAGCTTATTAAAGTCTAAAACAGAAGAAGAAACACCTATTGTAAATTTAGAAACAACACCTGAGTTTATTTTTGTGAAATCTGAATATGAGAATTTAAAAATAAACTTAGCAGACATAAAATATATAGAGTCTTTAAAAGATTATATTAAAATTCATACCAATAGAGAAAAACCTATTTTAACACTTAGCAGCCTTAAGAGTTTTGAAGAAAAATTAGGGCGATTAAATTTTATCCGTGTGCATAAATCCTACATTGTTTCAATAAAACATATTTATTCTGTGCAAAGAAATAGAATTATTATTGATAACAATTGGATACCTATTGGGTTAAATTATAGAGACGATTTTATTAAAAAAATTGATAATTAA
- a CDS encoding alpha-ketoglutarate-dependent dioxygenase AlkB, with amino-acid sequence MDLFFSETIRNILPFDGITNYHGIILDKKQCEFYYQKLMATINFKNDEAIIFGKKIRTKRKVAWYGESEYSYTYSKITKTANIFTKELLELKEIVEKESGETYNSCLLNLYHSGDEGMAYHSDGEKMLKKNGAIASLSLGADRKFSFKHKENKQRIDIILEKGSLLVMKKGTQTNWLHRLPPTKKVNSPRINLTFRTIEL; translated from the coding sequence ATGGATTTATTTTTTTCAGAAACTATACGTAATATTTTACCTTTTGATGGTATTACAAATTATCACGGAATAATTTTAGATAAAAAACAATGTGAGTTTTATTATCAGAAATTAATGGCAACCATCAACTTTAAAAATGATGAAGCTATTATTTTTGGTAAAAAGATACGTACTAAAAGAAAAGTAGCTTGGTATGGAGAGTCTGAATATTCGTACACCTATTCTAAAATAACAAAAACTGCAAACATTTTTACCAAAGAATTGTTAGAACTTAAAGAAATTGTAGAGAAGGAAAGTGGCGAAACCTATAATTCTTGCTTGTTAAATTTATACCATTCTGGTGATGAAGGAATGGCGTATCATTCCGACGGAGAAAAAATGCTAAAGAAAAACGGAGCAATTGCTTCGTTATCTTTAGGTGCAGATCGTAAGTTTTCTTTTAAACACAAAGAGAACAAACAAAGAATAGATATTATTTTAGAAAAAGGGAGTTTGTTGGTTATGAAAAAAGGGACACAAACTAATTGGTTGCACAGATTACCGCCAACTAAAAAGGTAAATTCACCTAGAATTAATTTAACTTTTAGAACAATAGAATTGTAA
- a CDS encoding heavy-metal-associated domain-containing protein codes for MKKIILSLAIIAAVAFTGCKNDTKQKTETTEVSNKMAKVDLSFGVRGNCAMCKKTIEKAANAVDGVSNAIWNVEEKKIEISLENPKTDTMSIHNAIAAVGYDTEKVAGSEEAYKNLPGCCQYDHTMKIN; via the coding sequence ATGAAAAAAATAATTTTAAGTCTAGCTATTATAGCAGCAGTAGCTTTTACAGGTTGTAAAAATGATACAAAACAAAAAACAGAAACTACAGAAGTATCTAATAAAATGGCAAAAGTAGATCTTTCTTTTGGTGTTAGAGGAAACTGTGCTATGTGTAAAAAAACGATAGAAAAAGCAGCAAATGCTGTAGATGGGGTGTCAAATGCAATTTGGAATGTAGAAGAAAAGAAAATAGAGATCTCTTTAGAGAACCCTAAAACCGATACAATGTCAATTCACAATGCAATTGCTGCTGTTGGTTATGATACTGAAAAAGTAGCAGGAAGCGAAGAAGCTTACAAAAATTTACCTGGTTGTTGCCAATATGATCATACAATGAAAATAAATTAG
- a CDS encoding efflux RND transporter periplasmic adaptor subunit encodes MKKYSVYIGLIAVGLLLGWMLFGGSSKTEEIHKHDAVAETNQMWTCSMHPQIMQPEAGDCPICGMDLIPAESSAEGLMADQFKLSENAMALANIQTSIVGNTISDVDTGFILSGKITENEDETATMPAHFDGRVEKLYVNSLGERVRKGQAVAQIYSPTLIAAQQELITAYKLKVSQPQLYTAVKNKFKNWMIHGPQLNEVEQTGKVKNSFTIYSHVSGVVTEISINVGSHIMDGKPIFKVSNLNTVWANFDVYENQISQFKKGQDVVVTTNAYPNKTFKGKVNFIDPILDTQTRTVKLRVVLNNKKEIFKPGMFVEGKIKGIISGSKEQVITIPASAVLWTGKRSVVYLKTNANESVFEMKEITLGNQINNNYQVLEGLNKGDEIVTNGTFTVDAAAQLQGKKSMMNKKGEKTMTGHEGHLGMEMSDSVEGKTINKNERIKVSKEFQNQLKVVFNDYISLKDALAKDNTKRVIAISKTLLDNLSKVDMKLLKSKNEHEHWMPLHKEIKATTNLILNTDAIKMQRIYFKHLSANMANVIEIFGINEKVYHQFCPMADNNKGAYWLSKDEKVVNPYFGGAMLTCGEVKQIIE; translated from the coding sequence ATGAAAAAATATAGTGTTTATATAGGTTTAATAGCTGTTGGATTACTTTTAGGCTGGATGCTTTTTGGAGGATCATCAAAAACAGAAGAAATACACAAGCATGATGCTGTAGCAGAAACAAACCAAATGTGGACGTGCTCTATGCATCCACAAATTATGCAACCAGAAGCAGGCGATTGTCCTATTTGTGGAATGGATTTAATTCCGGCAGAAAGTAGTGCAGAAGGGTTAATGGCAGATCAATTTAAACTTTCAGAAAACGCAATGGCATTAGCCAATATACAAACGTCAATAGTAGGGAATACTATTTCTGACGTTGATACTGGTTTTATTTTATCAGGAAAAATTACAGAGAATGAAGATGAAACAGCAACCATGCCTGCTCATTTTGACGGTAGGGTTGAAAAACTGTATGTTAACTCGTTGGGAGAACGTGTTAGAAAAGGACAAGCCGTTGCTCAAATATATTCGCCAACATTGATTGCTGCACAGCAAGAATTAATTACAGCCTATAAATTAAAAGTATCTCAACCACAATTGTATACTGCGGTTAAAAATAAGTTTAAAAATTGGATGATTCATGGGCCACAATTAAATGAAGTAGAACAAACGGGTAAAGTAAAAAATAGTTTTACCATTTACTCGCATGTCTCTGGTGTTGTTACAGAAATTTCGATAAATGTAGGTTCGCATATTATGGACGGAAAACCAATTTTTAAGGTTTCTAATCTAAATACCGTTTGGGCTAATTTTGATGTGTATGAAAATCAAATTAGTCAATTTAAAAAAGGTCAGGATGTTGTGGTAACCACAAATGCATATCCGAATAAAACCTTTAAAGGAAAGGTCAATTTTATAGATCCTATTTTAGATACGCAAACAAGAACGGTGAAGTTAAGAGTGGTTTTAAACAATAAAAAAGAGATTTTTAAACCTGGGATGTTTGTAGAAGGAAAAATTAAAGGCATTATTTCTGGAAGCAAAGAACAAGTAATTACAATACCTGCTTCTGCAGTTTTATGGACAGGAAAACGCTCTGTAGTATATTTAAAAACGAATGCTAATGAATCCGTTTTTGAAATGAAAGAAATTACTTTAGGTAATCAGATAAATAATAATTATCAGGTTTTAGAAGGGTTAAATAAGGGGGATGAAATTGTAACCAACGGAACCTTTACGGTAGATGCTGCGGCGCAATTACAAGGCAAAAAATCGATGATGAATAAAAAAGGCGAAAAAACAATGACAGGTCATGAAGGACATCTTGGTATGGAAATGAGTGATTCTGTTGAAGGAAAAACTATAAATAAAAACGAAAGAATAAAAGTGTCTAAGGAATTTCAAAATCAATTAAAAGTGGTTTTTAATGATTATATATCATTGAAAGATGCATTAGCAAAAGACAATACTAAGCGTGTAATTGCAATATCAAAAACGTTGTTAGACAATTTATCTAAAGTTGATATGAAGCTATTAAAAAGTAAAAATGAGCATGAACATTGGATGCCTTTACACAAAGAAATAAAAGCAACCACAAATTTGATTTTAAATACAGATGCTATTAAAATGCAAAGAATCTATTTTAAGCATTTATCAGCTAACATGGCAAATGTTATAGAAATATTTGGAATCAATGAAAAAGTGTATCATCAATTTTGCCCAATGGCAGATAATAATAAAGGAGCCTATTGGTTAAGTAAAGACGAAAAAGTAGTAAACCCTTATTTTGGAGGTGCCATGCTAACTTGCGGAGAAGTAAAACAAATAATAGAATAA
- a CDS encoding heavy metal translocating P-type ATPase gives MKHTYHIHGMTCNGCRGHVEETLSKVKGVSKATVNLEKAEATIEMDSHISLKTFQEALKNDGGRYSIHKPGEHHHIKEVKKELPKGKGTGTFYCPMHCEDDKTYDKAGDCPVCGMDLVEEQNISINTAEQWTCPMHPEVIKDEAGDCPICGMDLVPMKPDLSSEEKTYQKIIKKFWIAVAFTLPIFLIAMSEMIPNNPLYTILEQKHWNWIQFTLSIPVVFYATWMFFERAYRSIKTWNLNMFTLIGIGAGVSWLFSVFGLFFPDVFPAQFKTESGAVHVYFEAATVILTLVLLGQLLEARAHGKTNSAVKELLKLAPNKAIKVVDGEDVKVSIDKIKLHDVLKVKPGDKIPVDGVITEGNTTIDESMISGEPLPVDRSKGDKVSGGTINGNQVFLMKAEKIGSDTLLSQIIKMVNDASRSRAPIQNLADKVSGYFVPVVVLISLITFAVWAIYGPEPVYVYAFVNAIAVLIIACPCALGLATPMSIMVGVGKGAQNGVLVKNAEALERMAKVDTLIIDKTGTITEGKPTVEKAAAFNAVLSDKEVLQYIVSLNSNSEHPLAEATVKYGKEQNTEVLKSEGFSAVTGKGVEATINNKKVALGNPKMVEYVNAVITPKMEEEAKTYQKQGKTVSFLSVDKKVVGYVVIGDKIKATSAKAIKALQDRGVSVIMLTGDNYDTAQAVATELNLADFKASMLPENKLQEVTKLQEQGKVVAMAGDGINDAPALAKSDVGIAMGTGTDVAIESAMITLVKGDLHGIVKAQHLSEAVMKNIKQNLFFALFYNTLGIPVAAGVLFPFFGILLSPMIAALAMSFSSVTVIANALRLRNIKI, from the coding sequence ATGAAACATACATATCACATACACGGAATGACTTGTAACGGTTGTCGTGGACACGTAGAAGAAACACTTTCTAAAGTTAAAGGTGTTTCTAAAGCTACAGTTAATTTAGAAAAAGCAGAAGCTACTATAGAAATGGATTCTCATATTTCATTAAAAACCTTCCAAGAAGCTTTAAAAAATGATGGTGGCCGCTATAGTATTCACAAACCGGGAGAACATCATCATATTAAAGAAGTAAAAAAAGAGCTTCCGAAAGGAAAAGGCACAGGTACATTTTATTGTCCTATGCATTGTGAAGACGATAAAACGTACGATAAGGCAGGAGATTGCCCTGTCTGTGGAATGGATTTAGTAGAAGAACAAAACATTTCTATTAACACCGCAGAACAATGGACTTGCCCAATGCATCCTGAAGTTATAAAAGATGAAGCTGGAGACTGCCCTATTTGCGGAATGGATTTAGTGCCTATGAAGCCCGATCTTTCATCAGAAGAAAAAACATACCAAAAGATCATAAAAAAGTTTTGGATTGCAGTTGCTTTTACCTTGCCAATATTTTTAATTGCCATGAGTGAAATGATTCCAAACAATCCATTATATACAATTTTGGAACAAAAACATTGGAATTGGATTCAGTTTACACTGTCTATTCCGGTGGTTTTTTATGCTACTTGGATGTTCTTTGAGCGTGCGTATAGAAGTATAAAAACATGGAATTTAAATATGTTTACACTTATAGGGATTGGTGCAGGTGTATCTTGGCTATTTTCTGTTTTCGGACTATTTTTTCCAGATGTTTTTCCTGCTCAATTTAAAACGGAATCAGGAGCTGTGCATGTTTATTTTGAAGCAGCAACTGTTATTTTAACATTGGTGCTTTTAGGTCAATTATTAGAGGCGCGTGCACATGGAAAAACGAATTCAGCCGTAAAAGAACTCTTAAAATTAGCACCTAATAAAGCCATAAAAGTAGTAGATGGCGAAGATGTAAAGGTTTCTATTGATAAAATTAAATTACATGATGTTTTAAAAGTAAAACCTGGTGATAAAATTCCTGTTGATGGTGTTATAACTGAAGGAAATACAACCATTGATGAATCGATGATTTCTGGAGAACCACTTCCGGTAGACCGATCTAAAGGCGATAAAGTAAGTGGCGGTACTATTAATGGGAATCAAGTTTTTTTAATGAAAGCAGAGAAAATTGGCAGCGATACGTTACTCTCTCAAATTATTAAAATGGTGAATGATGCAAGTAGAAGTCGTGCTCCAATTCAGAATCTAGCAGATAAAGTTTCTGGTTATTTTGTACCTGTGGTGGTGCTTATTTCTTTAATAACATTTGCTGTTTGGGCTATTTATGGACCAGAACCTGTGTATGTATATGCTTTTGTAAATGCCATTGCCGTATTAATTATTGCGTGTCCTTGTGCATTAGGTTTAGCAACGCCAATGTCTATAATGGTTGGTGTTGGTAAAGGAGCACAAAACGGTGTCTTGGTTAAAAATGCAGAAGCTTTAGAAAGAATGGCTAAAGTAGATACTTTAATTATTGATAAAACAGGAACCATTACCGAAGGAAAGCCAACCGTAGAAAAAGCTGCTGCGTTTAATGCTGTTTTAAGTGACAAGGAAGTGTTGCAATATATTGTGTCGTTAAATAGTAATAGTGAACATCCTTTAGCCGAAGCCACTGTAAAATATGGTAAAGAGCAAAACACGGAAGTTTTAAAATCGGAAGGATTTAGTGCTGTTACAGGAAAAGGTGTGGAAGCGACAATAAACAATAAAAAAGTAGCTTTAGGAAATCCTAAAATGGTGGAGTATGTAAATGCTGTAATCACTCCTAAAATGGAGGAAGAAGCTAAAACGTATCAGAAACAAGGGAAAACGGTTTCCTTTTTATCAGTAGATAAAAAAGTTGTTGGTTATGTGGTTATTGGTGATAAAATTAAAGCAACGAGTGCAAAAGCAATAAAAGCACTTCAAGATAGAGGCGTTTCGGTAATAATGTTGACTGGTGATAATTATGATACCGCACAAGCTGTGGCTACCGAATTAAATCTAGCCGATTTTAAAGCAAGTATGTTACCAGAAAACAAATTGCAAGAAGTAACCAAATTACAAGAGCAAGGAAAAGTAGTTGCAATGGCTGGAGACGGAATTAATGACGCACCTGCACTCGCAAAAAGTGATGTTGGTATTGCCATGGGAACGGGTACAGATGTAGCAATTGAAAGTGCTATGATTACTTTGGTAAAAGGAGATTTACATGGTATTGTAAAAGCGCAACATTTAAGTGAAGCTGTTATGAAAAACATTAAACAAAACTTATTTTTCGCGCTGTTCTATAACACATTAGGCATACCAGTTGCAGCAGGAGTTTTGTTTCCTTTTTTCGGAATTTTGTTATCTCCTATGATTGCTGCTTTGGCTATGAGCTTTAGTTCGGTTACAGTAATTGCAAATGCCTTACGTTTAAGAAATATTAAAATATAA